A genomic segment from Polyangium mundeleinium encodes:
- a CDS encoding response regulator: MTEILVVDDSKVMREMIVACLRVGEDFTFTHAASGLEAIEKLALKAFDLVVLDLNMPDIGGFEVIEFIRGQDKLQRLPVLVVTTRGDEGSRTRALAAGASQFMTKPFTPDAILANVQSMLRLDAAGLHE; encoded by the coding sequence GTGACGGAAATTCTCGTCGTCGATGACAGCAAAGTGATGCGCGAAATGATCGTCGCGTGTCTTCGCGTGGGAGAGGACTTCACGTTCACCCACGCCGCGAGTGGTCTCGAGGCCATCGAAAAGCTGGCGCTCAAGGCCTTCGATCTCGTCGTGCTCGACCTGAACATGCCCGACATCGGCGGTTTCGAGGTCATCGAGTTCATCCGGGGTCAGGACAAACTGCAACGCCTGCCCGTCCTCGTGGTGACCACACGTGGCGACGAGGGATCCCGCACGCGCGCCCTCGCCGCAGGCGCTTCGCAGTTCATGACGAAGCCTTTCACGCCCGATGCAATCCTGGCGAACGTGCAGTCGATGCTGCGCCTGGATGCGGCGGGGCTCCATGAGTAA
- a CDS encoding metallophosphoesterase: MAAPRQSTQATLGRWRPLVTFLPIGVAVVSGIHYYLWMRLVRDVGFPTSIDHALTVMLVLAAASVPTGVVASRLVSPRWSVWWLAPVYVWIGTAFYLLLAAGIIDLLRLVLELVTFEQPEIERIGPEAGAFLIATCGVGAATLAVLEARTLRVEHVEVPLSKLPRALDGFRIAQISDVHVGPIVGRKFLERVVSKVNDLDADVVVITGDLVDGSVEDLAHDVAPLASLASTFGTFFVTGNHEYHAGAPEWCAHLPTLGVRVLRNEHVVLDRDGHGLDLAGIDDYEATHFDIGHGANLARATAGRDARRPLILLAHQPKAIHEAVRYEVDLQLSGHTHGGQLWPLRWLLRLSDPFVAGLGRLGDTRVYVSRGTGHSGPPMRLGAPAEITHIVLRAT, translated from the coding sequence GTGGCTGCACCGCGACAATCGACACAGGCGACCCTCGGGCGTTGGCGTCCACTCGTCACGTTCCTGCCGATCGGCGTCGCCGTGGTGAGCGGCATTCACTATTACCTGTGGATGCGTCTCGTCCGCGACGTCGGCTTCCCGACCTCGATCGACCACGCGCTGACGGTGATGCTCGTCCTCGCCGCAGCAAGCGTTCCGACGGGCGTGGTCGCGAGCCGTCTGGTTTCGCCGCGTTGGTCCGTCTGGTGGCTCGCGCCTGTTTACGTCTGGATCGGGACTGCGTTTTATCTCCTGCTCGCCGCAGGCATCATCGACCTCTTACGCCTCGTGCTCGAGCTCGTGACGTTCGAACAACCGGAGATCGAGCGCATCGGTCCCGAGGCGGGCGCATTTCTCATCGCGACGTGCGGCGTCGGGGCCGCGACGTTGGCAGTGCTCGAAGCGCGCACGCTTCGTGTCGAGCATGTGGAAGTTCCTCTGTCGAAACTCCCGCGAGCGCTGGATGGGTTCCGAATCGCTCAAATCTCGGACGTCCATGTCGGTCCGATCGTCGGACGTAAATTCCTGGAGCGCGTCGTCTCGAAGGTGAACGACCTCGACGCGGACGTCGTGGTCATCACCGGCGATCTGGTCGACGGAAGCGTCGAGGACCTCGCACATGACGTCGCTCCGCTCGCCAGCCTCGCGTCGACGTTCGGCACGTTCTTCGTGACGGGAAATCACGAGTACCACGCAGGCGCGCCGGAATGGTGCGCACATCTTCCGACGCTCGGCGTCCGTGTTCTCCGCAATGAGCACGTCGTGCTCGACCGTGACGGGCATGGGTTGGACCTGGCGGGCATCGACGACTACGAGGCGACCCACTTCGACATCGGTCACGGTGCCAATCTCGCGAGAGCCACCGCAGGGCGTGACGCGAGACGGCCTCTGATCCTCCTCGCGCACCAACCCAAGGCAATCCACGAGGCCGTTCGATACGAGGTCGATCTCCAGCTATCCGGGCACACGCACGGGGGACAACTGTGGCCGCTGCGCTGGCTCTTGCGGCTGAGTGATCCATTCGTCGCTGGCCTCGGCAGGTTGGGCGACACGCGAGTCTACGTCAGCCGCGGGACTGGGCACTCGGGGCCTCCGATGCGTCTCGGGGCTCCTGCAGAGATCACGCACATCGTGCTGCGAGCCACCTGA
- a CDS encoding ATP-binding response regulator, translating to MPAASHAPQRRVAWIVDDSALDAERARRALENHYEVQVFPDGTAVLEALGSHSAPDVIVLDWVMPGVSGIEVCRFVRSNRAHARMGILLLTAQQQTEQVVEGLSAGANDYLSKPYATNELEARVDALVRSITLLDRAEKAEATVRHLLANVPDALLVLGEGQRITYANPEAQKALGRWAPARLLGQSICELLPELSVELFAAATGVEAFALPDITIDGEVYAPTVRVFPVDLGGGSTILALRNVTARRMAEVRRLDFYSIIAHDLRSPLSAMLMRSELILLGKHGPLPREAVVDLHKMQGSIRMLVGMINDFLDLASIEGGHFKLMKEEIDLVSLVDSVADVLRPLLVSGELSFEMRPLSRPVVLADRRRLGQVVANLLSNAIKFTPRGGKITATLAETETYIEAGVEDTGSGIPSHDIPKLFQRYARANSGMAGTGLGLMIVREVVEAHGGNVGVDSVLGRGSRFWFRLPKIGGHGHPSARPLPAG from the coding sequence ATGCCTGCTGCAAGCCACGCTCCCCAGAGACGGGTCGCCTGGATTGTCGATGACTCCGCGCTCGACGCCGAGCGAGCTCGCCGCGCACTGGAAAATCATTACGAGGTTCAGGTTTTTCCTGACGGGACGGCCGTCCTGGAGGCTTTGGGGAGCCATTCAGCGCCGGACGTGATCGTGCTCGATTGGGTGATGCCCGGCGTTTCTGGCATCGAGGTTTGTCGATTCGTTCGTTCGAACCGTGCGCACGCTCGCATGGGTATTCTGTTGCTGACTGCCCAACAGCAGACCGAGCAAGTGGTCGAGGGGCTATCGGCTGGCGCCAACGATTATCTGTCGAAGCCGTACGCGACGAACGAGCTCGAGGCCCGGGTCGATGCGCTCGTGCGCTCGATAACGTTGCTCGACCGCGCCGAGAAGGCGGAGGCGACCGTACGCCATTTGCTGGCGAACGTTCCGGACGCACTCCTTGTCCTGGGGGAGGGGCAGCGGATCACGTATGCCAATCCGGAGGCGCAGAAGGCGCTTGGTCGATGGGCGCCGGCGCGGCTCCTTGGCCAGTCGATCTGCGAGCTCTTGCCGGAGCTCTCCGTCGAGCTCTTCGCGGCCGCCACCGGCGTGGAGGCATTCGCGCTGCCGGACATCACCATCGACGGCGAAGTCTATGCGCCCACGGTCCGCGTGTTTCCCGTCGACCTCGGCGGCGGCTCGACCATCCTGGCGCTGCGCAATGTCACCGCCCGGCGGATGGCCGAGGTCCGACGGCTGGATTTTTATTCGATCATCGCGCACGACCTGCGCTCGCCGCTCAGCGCGATGCTGATGCGCTCCGAGCTCATCCTGCTGGGCAAACACGGGCCCCTGCCGCGCGAGGCCGTCGTCGACCTGCACAAGATGCAGGGCTCGATCCGAATGCTCGTGGGCATGATCAACGATTTCCTCGACCTCGCGAGCATCGAGGGCGGGCATTTCAAGCTCATGAAGGAAGAGATCGACCTCGTGTCGCTCGTCGACTCCGTGGCCGACGTCCTGCGTCCGCTGCTCGTCTCGGGCGAGCTCTCGTTCGAGATGCGGCCCCTGTCGCGGCCCGTCGTGCTGGCCGATCGCCGGCGGCTCGGGCAGGTCGTCGCCAACCTCCTCTCGAATGCCATCAAGTTCACCCCGCGCGGCGGCAAGATCACGGCCACGCTCGCGGAGACGGAGACGTACATCGAGGCGGGGGTCGAGGATACGGGCAGCGGCATCCCGTCGCATGACATCCCGAAGCTGTTTCAGCGTTATGCGCGGGCAAACAGCGGCATGGCGGGCACGGGCCTCGGGCTCATGATCGTCCGCGAAGTGGTGGAGGCCCACGGCGGCAACGTCGGCGTCGACAGCGTCCTCGGCCGCGGGAGCCGATTCTGGTTCCGCCTGCCGAAGATCGGCGGGCACGGCCATCCCTCCGCACGCCCGCTGCCCGCCGGCTGA
- a CDS encoding chemotaxis protein CheA, whose product MRKAFDASEFLAGYLVEAEEHLSASTMNLLAVETSLRKGENNPRAVRELFRSLHTVKGLSAMVGIEPIVDIAHTMETVLRKADRAAGALSAKAVEALLAGLRAIGERVRALSTGAPVAPAPPQLLDALAALEITKDEAPATVELDLDPGLLAKLSAAEKAQLLQGTENGRRALRVDFVPSPARAAEGTTITSVRERIGAFAEIVKVVPLSIPTSETAPGGLAFALLVLTDATDEALAAAAATQPEHVQVLHTRRVDAADPLAEPEAAEEDVGEGRKRGIVRVDVARLDDALERLSALVITRFRLARAVDALAAQGVNVGELGEIVKGYGRQVRDLRGAIMRARMVPVAELLDRVPLIVRGLSRATKKPVRVVIDAGKAELDKAVADRVFPAIVHLIRNAVDHAIEPPSERRRLGKPEEGLVRVTCFERSSNQLELGISDDGRGIDREAVARRATRPVPADDAALLDLITLPGLTTLDQATKTSGRGLGMDIVKRAVVELGGELSLRTTPGAGTTFTLCIPLTITIVDAFSFVCGEQTFVAPVAAIEEVVELAPEALVRGPSRHTRFGEVRFMERRGEIVPLVNLASVFSLASGEEPKALVVRRNGAPLAFGIQRMVGQQEVVIRPLEDPLVKVTGVSGSTDLGDGRPTLVLDLIALSGALSQNRTEVPV is encoded by the coding sequence ATGCGTAAGGCGTTCGACGCGAGCGAATTTCTGGCCGGTTATCTGGTCGAAGCCGAGGAGCACCTTTCGGCGTCGACGATGAACCTGCTCGCCGTCGAGACCTCTCTGCGCAAAGGCGAGAACAACCCGCGGGCCGTGCGCGAGCTTTTTCGCTCGCTCCACACCGTCAAGGGGCTCTCGGCAATGGTGGGGATCGAGCCCATCGTGGACATCGCCCACACGATGGAAACGGTCCTGCGAAAGGCCGATCGAGCGGCCGGGGCGCTCTCGGCGAAAGCCGTCGAGGCGCTGCTCGCGGGGCTGCGCGCCATTGGCGAGCGGGTGCGCGCGCTGTCGACGGGCGCACCCGTGGCGCCCGCGCCCCCGCAGCTCCTCGACGCGCTCGCAGCGCTGGAAATCACGAAGGACGAGGCGCCCGCCACGGTCGAGCTCGACCTCGATCCCGGTCTGCTCGCCAAGCTCTCGGCCGCAGAAAAAGCCCAGCTCCTCCAGGGCACGGAGAACGGGCGCCGCGCGCTGCGGGTCGATTTCGTGCCGTCGCCCGCACGCGCGGCCGAGGGGACGACCATCACGAGCGTGCGCGAGCGCATCGGCGCATTCGCGGAGATCGTGAAGGTCGTGCCGCTCTCGATCCCCACGAGCGAAACGGCGCCCGGGGGGCTCGCCTTCGCCCTCCTCGTCCTGACGGACGCGACCGACGAGGCGCTCGCGGCCGCAGCCGCGACCCAGCCGGAGCACGTCCAGGTGCTGCACACCCGGCGCGTCGACGCGGCCGACCCGCTCGCCGAGCCAGAGGCCGCCGAGGAGGACGTCGGCGAGGGGCGAAAACGCGGGATCGTGCGCGTCGACGTGGCGCGCCTCGACGACGCGCTCGAGCGGCTCTCGGCGCTCGTGATCACCCGCTTCCGCCTGGCGCGCGCCGTGGACGCGCTCGCCGCGCAAGGCGTGAACGTGGGCGAGCTCGGCGAGATCGTGAAGGGCTACGGCCGGCAGGTGCGTGATCTGCGCGGCGCGATCATGCGGGCCCGGATGGTGCCCGTGGCCGAGCTGCTCGACCGCGTGCCGCTCATCGTGCGAGGCCTGAGCCGCGCCACGAAGAAGCCGGTCCGTGTCGTGATCGACGCCGGCAAGGCCGAGCTCGACAAGGCGGTGGCGGATCGGGTCTTCCCGGCGATCGTGCACCTCATCCGCAACGCGGTCGACCACGCGATCGAGCCCCCATCCGAGCGGCGGCGCCTCGGCAAGCCGGAGGAGGGCCTCGTGCGGGTGACGTGCTTCGAGCGCTCCTCGAACCAGCTCGAGCTCGGCATCAGCGATGACGGGCGCGGCATCGACCGCGAGGCCGTCGCGCGCAGGGCGACACGCCCGGTGCCCGCGGACGACGCGGCGCTGCTCGATCTCATCACCCTGCCCGGCCTGACGACGCTCGACCAGGCGACGAAGACGAGCGGACGAGGGCTCGGGATGGACATCGTGAAGCGCGCGGTGGTCGAGCTCGGCGGCGAGCTGTCGCTGCGGACCACGCCCGGCGCCGGGACCACGTTCACGCTCTGCATCCCCCTCACGATCACCATCGTCGACGCCTTCTCGTTCGTCTGCGGCGAGCAGACCTTCGTGGCGCCTGTCGCGGCGATCGAGGAGGTCGTCGAGCTCGCGCCGGAGGCGCTCGTGCGCGGGCCTTCGCGGCATACGCGGTTCGGCGAGGTGCGGTTCATGGAACGGCGCGGGGAGATCGTGCCGCTCGTGAACCTCGCGTCCGTCTTTTCGCTCGCGTCCGGAGAGGAGCCGAAGGCGCTGGTCGTGCGGCGCAACGGAGCGCCCCTGGCGTTCGGGATCCAGCGGATGGTCGGGCAGCAGGAGGTCGTCATCCGGCCGCTCGAGGACCCGCTCGTCAAGGTGACCGGCGTCTCGGGCTCGACGGATCTCGGGGATGGCCGGCCGACGCTGGTGCTCGACCTGATTGCGCTGAGCGGGGCGCTTTCCCAGAACCGCACGGAGGTGCCCGTATGA
- a CDS encoding chemotaxis protein CheW, with translation MSELYVVFKVDEGEYVLQAADVLQMESFGGATKVPGTPPYVAGLIHMRGRVVPVIDLRRRFGLSNIEPTLDSRVIVVQSGERTVGLLVDSAREIMKIPPEGLQAPPAWMGGDGAGFVKSVAHVERRPGEKRLVMLVNFEKIIGQEGIYGDERHG, from the coding sequence ATGAGCGAGCTCTACGTGGTCTTCAAAGTCGACGAGGGGGAATACGTCCTCCAGGCCGCGGACGTGCTCCAGATGGAATCGTTCGGCGGCGCGACGAAGGTGCCGGGGACGCCGCCCTACGTCGCGGGGCTGATCCACATGCGGGGCCGCGTGGTGCCGGTCATCGACCTGCGACGGCGGTTCGGGCTTTCGAACATCGAACCGACCCTGGATTCACGGGTCATCGTGGTCCAGAGCGGCGAGCGCACGGTGGGGCTGCTCGTCGACAGCGCGCGGGAGATCATGAAGATCCCGCCGGAAGGGCTGCAAGCGCCGCCGGCGTGGATGGGGGGCGACGGCGCCGGTTTCGTGAAGAGCGTGGCCCACGTCGAGCGCAGGCCAGGCGAGAAGCGCCTCGTGATGCTGGTCAATTTCGAAAAAATCATCGGGCAGGAAGGCATTTATGGCGACGAACGGCACGGCTGA